One window of Pseudomonas sp. FP198 genomic DNA carries:
- a CDS encoding aldehyde dehydrogenase family protein yields the protein MSQIQLLPAVEQFLSQPGHLFIGGTWQDAASGRRFAVENPATEQTLAEVAEGAERDVDAAVAAARAAFTGSWAQHSPAQRGLLLFRLAELLDQHREELAQLITLENGKPIATARGEAASAANIIRYFAGWPTKIEGSTLPVSPASGAPMLNYTLREPVGVCALIVPWNFPLTMCVWKLGPVLATGCVAVLKPAEQTPLVAIRLVQLIEAAGFPAGVVNLLTGLGAQTGAPLAGHPDVDKIAFTGSTQVGRLIAQAATGNMKKVSLELGGKSPNIILPDADIVRAAKGAADGIFYNQGQVCTAGSRLYVHASVLDQVLEELQRHAAAHVLGPGLDPASSMGPLVSARQLGTVRGYLQRGQEEGAELICGGDRPEHLEQGHFIRPSVFLDRAERACVAREEIFGPVLTVMSWTEIDELVLRANDSPYGLAAGLWTRDLRSAHRVAAQLKAGSVWINCWNVVDPASPFGGYKQSGWGREMSKNVIDAYTETKSVFVDLA from the coding sequence ATGAGCCAGATCCAATTGTTACCTGCCGTCGAGCAGTTCCTGTCGCAGCCGGGGCACCTGTTCATTGGCGGCACCTGGCAGGACGCCGCCAGCGGCCGCCGGTTCGCCGTGGAAAACCCGGCCACCGAACAGACCCTGGCCGAAGTGGCCGAAGGCGCTGAGCGGGACGTCGACGCCGCCGTCGCTGCCGCCCGCGCAGCCTTCACCGGCAGTTGGGCGCAGCACTCGCCGGCCCAGCGCGGCCTGTTGCTGTTTCGTCTGGCGGAGTTGCTCGATCAGCATCGCGAAGAGCTGGCGCAACTGATCACCCTGGAAAACGGCAAGCCGATTGCCACGGCCCGTGGAGAAGCGGCGAGCGCGGCCAACATCATTCGCTACTTCGCCGGCTGGCCGACCAAGATCGAAGGCAGCACGCTGCCGGTGTCGCCCGCCAGCGGCGCACCGATGCTCAACTACACCCTGCGCGAACCGGTGGGCGTCTGCGCATTGATCGTGCCGTGGAATTTCCCGTTGACCATGTGCGTGTGGAAGCTCGGCCCGGTGCTGGCGACCGGTTGTGTCGCGGTGCTCAAGCCCGCCGAACAGACGCCCCTGGTTGCGATTCGCCTGGTGCAGTTGATCGAGGCCGCCGGCTTCCCGGCCGGCGTCGTCAACCTGCTCACCGGCCTCGGTGCCCAGACCGGCGCACCGCTGGCCGGGCATCCGGACGTCGACAAGATCGCCTTCACCGGCTCGACCCAGGTCGGCCGGCTGATCGCCCAGGCGGCCACCGGCAACATGAAGAAGGTCTCCCTGGAGCTGGGTGGCAAGTCGCCGAACATCATCTTGCCGGACGCCGATATCGTCCGGGCCGCCAAGGGTGCCGCCGACGGCATCTTCTACAACCAGGGCCAGGTCTGCACCGCCGGCTCGCGTCTCTACGTACACGCCAGCGTCCTCGACCAGGTGCTTGAAGAACTCCAGCGCCACGCGGCCGCGCATGTCCTCGGGCCAGGCCTGGACCCGGCCAGCAGCATGGGCCCGCTGGTCTCGGCCCGGCAATTGGGCACGGTCCGTGGCTACCTGCAACGGGGCCAGGAGGAGGGCGCCGAACTGATCTGCGGCGGCGATCGGCCAGAACACCTGGAGCAGGGCCACTTCATCCGCCCCAGCGTTTTTCTTGACCGTGCCGAGCGCGCCTGCGTCGCCCGGGAGGAAATCTTCGGCCCGGTGCTGACCGTCATGAGCTGGACCGAAATCGACGAACTGGTACTGCGCGCCAACGACTCGCCGTACGGGCTGGCGGCCGGTCTCTGGACCCGTGACCTGCGTTCCGCCCATCGCGTGGCCGCGCAGTTGAAGGCCGGGTCGGTGTGGATCAACTGCTGGAACGTCGTCGACCCGGCGTCGCCCTTCGGTGGCTACAAGCAATCCGGTTGGGGACGGGAAATGAGCAAGAACGTGATCGATGCGTACACCGAAACCAAAAGTGTCTTTGTCGATCTGGCCTGA